A single genomic interval of bacterium harbors:
- a CDS encoding DUF1116 domain-containing protein, whose amino-acid sequence MKDLIDRMGACDAANDAALARLQAARPFWVDVGVAGEVVPGLGGRMILHAGPPVAWEKMCGPLRGAIVGACIFEGWAKGAAAAERLAASGEIAFAPNHHHSAVGPMAGVMSPSMPVFILENRAPADLGGGGRAFCTMNEGLGKVLRYGAYDDEVLGRLRWMRDELAPAMKATVDSMGGLDLKNIIARALHMGDELHNRNVAATVTFVQVTIPHLVRGVGDAEVASRVAAFIAGNDHFFLNFGMPAAKVSLEAMAGVENCSLVYTMARNGTEFGIRVSGMAERWFTAPATIPIGLFFPGFTQADANLDIGDSAIMETLGVGGFAMGAAPAIVLFVGGTTGDAIRATNEMYGITWGRSQDYTLPSFDFAGTPTAIDIRKVVETGIYPNINTGIAHKEAGVGQIGAGILRAPEAPFQDALRALAERMGV is encoded by the coding sequence ATGAAGGACCTGATCGACCGGATGGGCGCCTGCGATGCGGCGAACGACGCGGCGCTCGCGCGCCTGCAGGCGGCGCGGCCCTTCTGGGTGGATGTGGGCGTTGCGGGAGAGGTGGTGCCCGGCCTGGGCGGGCGGATGATTCTGCACGCGGGCCCGCCGGTCGCCTGGGAGAAAATGTGCGGCCCGCTGCGGGGGGCGATCGTGGGCGCGTGCATTTTCGAGGGCTGGGCGAAGGGTGCCGCAGCGGCCGAGCGCCTCGCCGCGAGCGGGGAGATCGCCTTCGCGCCGAACCACCACCATTCGGCGGTGGGGCCGATGGCGGGGGTGATGTCGCCCTCGATGCCGGTCTTCATCCTGGAGAACCGGGCGCCGGCCGATCTCGGCGGCGGCGGGCGCGCCTTCTGCACCATGAACGAGGGGCTGGGGAAGGTGCTCCGCTACGGCGCCTACGACGATGAGGTGCTGGGCCGCCTCCGCTGGATGCGCGATGAGCTGGCCCCCGCCATGAAGGCGACGGTGGATTCCATGGGGGGGCTCGATCTCAAGAACATCATCGCCCGCGCCCTGCACATGGGCGATGAGCTGCACAACCGCAACGTGGCGGCGACGGTCACGTTCGTCCAGGTGACGATCCCCCATCTGGTTCGCGGGGTCGGGGACGCGGAAGTGGCCAGCCGGGTGGCGGCGTTCATTGCCGGGAACGATCATTTCTTCCTGAATTTCGGGATGCCCGCCGCGAAGGTCTCCCTCGAAGCGATGGCGGGGGTGGAGAACTGCTCGCTGGTCTATACCATGGCGCGCAACGGGACTGAGTTCGGCATCCGGGTGAGCGGGATGGCGGAGCGGTGGTTCACCGCCCCGGCCACGATCCCGATCGGGCTCTTCTTTCCGGGCTTCACGCAGGCGGATGCCAATCTCGACATCGGCGATTCGGCCATCATGGAGACCCTGGGGGTGGGCGGCTTTGCGATGGGCGCCGCGCCGGCCATCGTCCTGTTCGTGGGGGGCACGACCGGCGACGCGATCCGGGCGACGAACGAGATGTACGGGATCACCTGGGGGAGGAGCCAGGACTACACCCTCCCTTCGTTCGATTTCGCGGGCACGCCCACGGCCATTGATATCCGCAAGGTCGTGGAGACGGGCATCTATCCGAACATCAACACGGGCATCGCCCATAAGGAGGCGGGGGTCGGACAGATCGGGGCGGGGATTCTCCGCGCGCCGGAGGCGCCTTTCCAGGATGCCCTGCGGGCGCTGGCCGAAAGGATGGGGGTCTAG
- a CDS encoding aldo/keto reductase, which translates to MPHPGGATPEGTASYREAFSGKIDPAHFRELNGLWMSSVGIGTYLGEADAATDAAYRDSVAAAVRSGINVVDTAINYRFQRSERSIAAALDGLIAAGEARRDQLILSTKGGFIPFDGAAPASQEELMAYMNETYFGPGLCAPADIAANCHCMTPAYLRHELERSLANLGVEKVDIYYLHNPETQLQAVARPVFLERLRTAFGEFERMVAEGKIGCYGTATWNGYRARPGADEYLSLDEVWAAAEAAGGKAHHFRVVQLPMNLGMTEAFSLPNQRSRGEEVSFLAAAARRGLTVMASGSILQGAAARGLPPLLGEVFPGFRMDAQRAIQFTRSTPGVGVALVGMRQLGHVKENAEVACRPPVDFDTFMKLFRRE; encoded by the coding sequence ATGCCCCATCCCGGCGGCGCAACCCCCGAGGGTACGGCTTCTTACCGGGAGGCCTTTTCCGGCAAGATTGATCCGGCCCATTTCCGGGAGCTGAACGGCCTCTGGATGTCCTCGGTGGGCATCGGGACCTACCTCGGCGAGGCGGACGCGGCGACCGACGCCGCCTACCGCGATTCGGTCGCGGCGGCCGTCCGCAGCGGCATCAACGTCGTGGACACGGCCATCAACTACCGCTTCCAGCGCAGCGAGCGGAGCATCGCGGCGGCGCTCGATGGGCTGATCGCCGCGGGCGAGGCCCGGCGCGATCAGCTCATCCTCTCGACGAAGGGCGGTTTTATCCCCTTCGACGGCGCGGCCCCGGCCTCCCAGGAAGAGCTCATGGCCTACATGAACGAGACCTATTTCGGCCCGGGCCTTTGCGCCCCGGCCGACATCGCCGCCAACTGCCACTGCATGACCCCGGCTTACCTGCGCCACGAGCTGGAGCGGAGCCTCGCGAACCTGGGGGTGGAGAAGGTAGACATCTACTATCTCCACAACCCCGAGACGCAGTTGCAGGCGGTGGCCCGGCCAGTTTTTCTCGAGCGCCTGCGGACCGCCTTCGGGGAGTTCGAGCGGATGGTGGCGGAGGGGAAGATCGGCTGCTACGGGACGGCCACCTGGAACGGCTACCGCGCCCGGCCGGGCGCGGACGAGTATCTTTCCCTCGATGAGGTCTGGGCGGCCGCGGAGGCGGCGGGCGGGAAGGCTCACCACTTCCGCGTGGTGCAGCTCCCGATGAATCTGGGGATGACCGAGGCCTTCTCGCTGCCGAACCAGCGCTCGCGGGGCGAGGAGGTCAGTTTTCTCGCGGCGGCGGCGAGGCGGGGGCTCACGGTGATGGCGAGCGGGTCGATCCTCCAGGGGGCGGCGGCGCGAGGGCTCCCCCCGCTGCTCGGTGAGGTTTTCCCCGGCTTCCGGATGGACGCCCAGCGGGCGATCCAGTTCACCCGGAGCACGCCGGGCGTCGGGGTCGCCCTCGTCGGAATGCGGCAGCTCGGGCATGTGAAGGAAAACGCCGAGGTGGCGTGCCGGCCCCCCGTGGACTTTGATACTTTCATGAAACTGTTCCGGAGGGAGTAG